The nucleotide sequence agctgagtttgttcttggtatgagctttcgtgtgcatgcacacttcttcagatacaccatgcacacgaaagctcataccaagaacaaactcagctggtctctaaggtgctactggaaagaattttctattttgtttcgactatggcagaccagcacggctacccacctgtaaccctaAACTAGGAAATCCCAAATAccacaacctttcctcataggggagtttgATTACTTTGGTTGCCTTTCTGttaaccttttccaactctacaatatcctttttgaggtgaagtgatcagaactgtacacagcattccaaatgctgttgcaccatagatttgtataacgaCATTATGatgtcagcagttttattttcctttcctattGATCCCTaatattttccctttcctttcctattgATTCCTAACATGGAATTTGCCATTTTCACTGCTGCTacacactgggttgacatcttAATTGAGTTATATACTTATGAGACCAAGGTGTCATTCCTGGACAGTCACTAATGCTGCAAACCCCATGAACGTATACAAGAAATGAAGTTTTTTTGTGTCCCAACATTCATCACTTTATGCTTGTTTCCACTGAATTGCATCTACTattttaccacccattcactGCATTTGTATAGGTCTTTTGGGAAGTCTTCAtgatctctttttgtttttaattactctGGACAATTTAATATAATCAGCCACCTCACTGTTCACCCCTACCTCTAGATCGTTTATGACCAGGTTAAAAAACACAGGTCCttgggggactccactttctacattCCTCCAGTGGGAGAGCTGTCTGTTTATTCCTACTATCTGCTTTATGCTACTTAACTAATTCCTGTTCAAGAAGTGGAACTCTCTTCTGATGTCATGACTGCTAaacttactcaggagtctttgatgatagctttttgaaagtccaagcaCACTATGTCATCCAGATCACCTTTATTTATATGCTTGCTGAAACTCTCAAAGAATTCTAATAGGTTTATGAGACAGGACTTGtgtttgcagaagccatgctggctctgcttcaacaaggcttgttcttctatgtGCTTGGTTATTTTAATAATACTTTCTATCAGTTTTCCCAGGGCAGACATTAAATTAATTAGCCTGCAGTCCCCAGGTTTCCACCCCGATTCCTTATTACAAATTACaggcttttctgttttgttttcagaaagATTGAGACCTGATGACCATTGAGAGAGTAGATGCCAGTTCCCAGGAACAGACCCAACTTGTTCTCAtcatgttttgcttttttgtttaattttgtgaTGACGTACAATCCAAAAACTTGATAAAGAATGTGTCACAGGCTTTGTGTTTGTTATATTAAGCTAAACATGTTTACATGTAAAATGATAATGTAACAAACTAACCAGCACTCCATTTATATTTCTTAACTGGCAAAAATATGGTGGGAGAAACAGTAACTTTAAGTGGCATTTCTAAAAATGTTGCTGTTAAAATGAGATACAGTATTATAATTCTCCCAAGTAGTATTCCCCAATTTTTCTCTCATGTGTGGGTCTCCATTCTGTACAATCCCTGATCCCAAACTGCTGGGGGAAGGACCAACCAAGTGTATTCCTTTACAAAAAGGCCAAGAGTACTCTAGTTCCTCAGCATTGTAGGAGGAGCACCTTGACTTTCAGTTGCTGAGGTCTTTCaaggtctctccctccctctctaaaGCTCCTTCCttatcaccaccatcaccatttAATTAAAGTATCCAAAATGCACAAAGTTCTGTCCAGCATTTCCTTGCAAATTTGAGGACATGAAACACAAGGAATGGGAAAGTGGAAAGTCAGGGAAAATCCATCAGATTATATGGCAAGATGAAATAGGATTTAAGGAGAACCAGTTTGATAGTCAGATAAGTAATTACTGAAGGGACAGGATAAAAACTGGCTTCTTCTTGCTTTGGATTCCGCGGGAGCTGGGAAGGAACAGCAGTTCTCATCTGCTGGATTTGTAGCTCCCAACGGAAGATTCTGGTGGGCAGGAAGTGCACTTTCAACCTCCTCAGGCACGCTTCTTTCCTCTGCTCCAGAGCAGAATCCAGGGCAAAGGAGAATTTTTTAGGGAGATGTGCTGGGTTCCCTAAACAAATGTTTTTAGGGAGACTTCTTACCTTTTAAGGACCTCCTCAGGTTATTTTCTGACAACTCTTTTTCTGACTCAGGTTATTTTCTGACACCTCTTTTCCCCCtgcagatgcctgcacctggaGGTAGCCATTGACATGATGTCCGGCATCCACTCTCCCAATGCTTCACAGGCTTCACCTATGAACCACTCCTCATGCTGCACAGAGCCCACAAAGATCCAGAGCTCTGCAAGGGCATCTTCACCTGCTGCCCCCATTTTCTCTATGACCTTGGGTGCTGTCTCCAATGTAGTGGCTTTGGCTATCCTGGTGCAGTCTTACACCCGCTTCCGGCGCCGCTCCAAGGCCACCTTTCTGCTGTACGCTAGCAGCCTGGTTATCACTGACCTCGCAGGCCACGTCATTCCAGGCTCCTTCGTGCTGCGTCTCTATGCCACACAGAGCAATTGGGAAATGATGGACCCTTCCAAATCGCTCTGCCAGTTCTTTGGAGCCTCAATGGTATTCTTCGGACTGTGCCCACTCTTCCTGGGCTGCATCATGGCAGTGGAGCGCTGTGTGGGCATCACTCGTCCTTTGTTGCATGCTTCCTTGGTGACGCCGGGCCGGACTAAACTTTCCTTGCTGGGACTGTGGGGCACTGCCCTCGCCATTGCTCTGCTGCCTCTTTGCAGCTTCGGGAGCTATGTCGTCCAGGCCCAAGGCACCTGGTGTTTCATCAAGGTGCGAGAGGCAGAAGCTTGGCCTGATGTGGGCTTTGCCCTGCTCTTCTCCACTCTGGGCTTGGCCTCGCTGGTTGCCTCCCTCTTCTGCAACACCTTCAGTGGACTCAACCTGGTGCGGGCCCGGCTCCGCAGTCAGCGCAAGTGTGGACACCGGCGGGCCAAAGCCCATGACATTGAGATGGTTGTGCAGCTGGTGGGGATCATGGTGGTTTCCTGCATCTGCTGGAGCCCCTTactggtgagtggggtggggtgggagggaagattAGTGAAAATCATAGTCCTGCTTTTGCATCTGACTTGTTgtcgtgagaacaggatgctggtctaggtggACCATTAGGTTCTTAAATGCTGGGATGTCTAAGAGGCAGCTGATAGGGAGTAATAGCAGCAGTAGAATGAAAGCAGGACATTCATGTGCTGGTGAGCACCAGTGAAGTCTCCAGCATGGGTGGACAGAATCTTGCGGGGAGCGTGCAGCGCCTTGATGAGGAACGGGATTCAATTCGCCCAAACTGCATGGCTGTGGCATTTTGGACAGGGGACTTTTCTAGCCCTATTTGAAGATAGCAGAGGTTGAGCTTGGAACCTTTCACATCTAAAGCTATGGCCCTACACCAAAGTTCTAACGGCACTGATGTTTGCAGTGAAGTAATGTGACTCTGATCCACAGAGGTGCCTTCCTGGAGAAAATTATAATTGGAAGATTTATGGAGGTCAATACCACCAGGAGGCCAAAGCATGAGCTAATCAAACTATTATGGTGAATGGGCCTCCATGAAGCAGATTTGGTAGGTCCTTTCTTCTCTTAAAGTCCAGGCAGCAAACTAAGCACCGTCCCCTTAATGAGTCCATGGAGACTGGGAAGTTCTTATCAGGGAACAAATGTAGGCATGTTGAGTGAGGATGGTGCAATGACTATACTGACAGTTTGGTGTGTGCATAGTTCCTATTTCTTTGTTTCCAATTTTCATTAGGATCACTGAGGTCAAAGAGTAAGATAAAAGGCCGCAGCAGAACTACTGTCCTCTTAACTGTTCTTGCCTCTTTCTGTTCCCAGGTCTTTGTCATCTTGTCAGTGACCAACTCCCATGGAGACCTTAATTATAAGGAGCTGCTTTTCCTGGGTGTGCGACTAGCCTCCTGGAACCAGATCCTAGACCCCTGGGTATATATCCTGCTTCGGCGTGCTGTGCTACGTAAGCTCCTTGCTCTAGTTATTCGGCGCCCTTATTTCAAGGGAGTCCGCTTTGACCGCTGGGAAGCCAGCTCCTTCCAAAGCTCTGAGCGCAGTATAGGGCTGGCGGGAGCAAGCAGGAGAACCTCTACTCTGAAGACCCCCTAAGGAGCACGTTTTGCACATTCTCCGTTGTTTGCAGAATTATCTCCCCTGGGATTCAGCCAGCATCCAGGGACCTTGGATGGTAGCGCTGTATGCAAGGAGCCGATATGGCATTCTCAGTTTACCTCCTCGGGCAAAAGAGCGATGGGATTCAAGATTGTGGAGAAGAGCATGCTGCTGCGCCCAGTTCCCTACTTAGTTGGGACTTTACGGTGGACAATAGACACAGGATCTTTTTTTGGAGATTTGTTAAGGAATTGTGATCCATCTTTTCTTGgcggagtgtgtgtttgtgtgtgtgccccaCAACAGTGTTTACAAAgtgtcctgggttcaattcctggcaccaCCCGTTCTGCAGGGCTGAAGAACTGTGGCTCAGATCCAGGAGTTTCCAGTACTCaaggctagatgaaccaatggtctgactcagtataaaacagcttcatATGTTCTGGTAATTTTGTTGATGACAGGGAGGAAAGCCATGATTAAGTGCATTCTGAGTGTACCCAACACTTTCTTGGTACAAGCTATGTGGTATGAATGAAAACCTTGACTTATTAGTGTTATAGTCCAAAGTGGTGAGTTGTCAGTGCTTCAGAGCACAATGGCATCCATGAATGCCACCCCCCTTCCATATTTCAATGATAAACTCTCGGGGCATAAAGCTTGCTTGTGGATTCATTACTAGGCAAGGAGACAACTTCTATGGTGATAAAAATAGAGGGGGAGACCTTTGGCATCCTTTCTTGGATAATTTGGTTTAGGCATTTTACTATCCAGCTGCAGATGATATACAGCATTATGTTTAATCTGCGGTGACCTGGACACTCTGGGCCCACAATGTTCTTTCCACATCCCACTCCAGAGGCTGCTGCAGTTGAGTGCCGTGCAAAGGAACACATACATAAATCGGCGCCCTTCCTCAGAGGCAGCAGCATATCTGTCCAAGACAAAAAATATCCTTGCATAATGTCCTTTCCTAAAACAGGAGAGCAGAGCTAGGGCACAGGGCTCATGATGACTCAGGACATCATTTAATTTAGATATAAACTTGGTCATTCCAGGGAACCCCTGCATGCAAATGGGGTTGCTCAATGTGGTGAGAGGGCTGGAAATGTGATAACCAAAAGCTTTTCCACACGGCTCCCACCCTCAATGGGAAACAAGGAAGCTCCTTCTGGAACTGAGCACTTATAAGTGAGCTACTTCCATAGACAGGAAAGAGTTGGTGGAGCACCAGGTAGATCTGCAACAGGAAGCCTATCTGGCTTACCATGAATTCCAATTAGGTGCGAGGCTGCCAAGGGCCCTGCAGTGTAGTCTACTGGactggagaggtgggtgggactaGCCAACAGACCCTAAGTGGGTTGCCTCCAGCTGCTGTTATGCTCTGGACTTAGGATAATGGTCCTCCGGGGACTTTCAGGGGACAGTGGGAAAATCCTGAGAAGCTTGTTCTTCAGGGATCATGCAGGCAGGGGATCTAGGCTACTGCATGCTGGTGCTCTGGCCTGAGAGAGCTGTTGATTGGCGCTGACCATTCTACAATAAAGTATTTTTGTGGAGCATTCTGTCCTATTGCACTTTATTGTCTTCATGCCACTGAGTAAACCCCAGCATTCCTGCTATGAGCTGCCTCTGTCAGCCCTACTAATCTGGTAGGCAGAGTTCTCCATTTATCTCAGTGTGTTTACTCTTTTCCCGCTCTGCGATTTCTCTGCTCTGCCTGTTGCTGCCTCCTCCTAGAACTAGTTGATGACTATGGGGCATGTGTGATTGGGCCTCTGGAAACCTGGCTGAAATCTGGCAAATGTGCAcaacaggagaagggaaagtttAACATTTCCCCAGCATAGATGGGAATTAGTAGTAGAAtcataggtctctctctctctctctccaacatgCCCTGCCAGTTCAAATCTGGAGCTTGCTGCCCCAAGCCATCCCAGCCCCTGCAGATGTGAAGTCTGCACACACAAGACATTACACTTCAGGCTTTTATAAAATTCCTCCCAGTATAAGGGGCATGCACTTTCAGTTTATTAAGACATCCAGAAATCTTTGTCAACTGGTATCACAAACTGGAGTTCATGCATAACTGCAGGCTTCAAAAGCTGTCTTTGCTGTGGAGTAAGAAAGGACTAACGGGAGCAGGCTGGGTCAGCTTGCAAAAGGGTCCTCCTGTTCCCTGATTTCTAAAAAAAGTGGGAGCCATCAATACATATGCTACAAGGAGCAGGCACCAGCTTGGGACAGTTTAAGATGAGATCAAGGGATAAGTGGGCAGCTTTACACCCTgtgaggcatctggctggttggTGGAAACagaatgccagactagatggacctttgcctctgatccagcagctgcttaggcttttgctgccccctggtgACTTCCATGGGTATTGCCTTTGACACCCAACAAATGCAAGGGCTGTTGGTGCCATGAGGTTCCTGGTAGTGGCCGAGACAGGCACAAACATTGAAATAGGCACCTGGCCCCCAAATCAGGGACGAGGACTTTGCCTCTGGTAGCTCAGATTCCACATACAAGGATGAGGGTAGGAGTTGGGGCTCAAGCACCAGCCCTTACATTAAAGAGCACAATAACTATGAGAATACAGGGCAAATGATGCCAGCAAAAAGGAGGCATTTCCTGCACAATCAGTTGTAAAGATCATCATCGCCCTCCTCTTGGAAGAGGTTTCCTTGGCCACTGCTGCTTCCACTGTTTCCCTCTCCACTGGTGCTCTGCTTTCCAGATGGAAATCTGTGGAGATAAAGAATGGCCTTGGTTTCATGCAAGAGAAAGCTGGGTTATTCTGTTTTATGAATGTGGGCACTGATCTGGTTGTACTCTACATAAACAAGGTGTTAAAATAATGTGGATGTGATGCACTTCCCAATGCACATAAAAACCCGTCCTGTTTAAAGTAATGCTAATTCTAATGTGCATCTGAATGCACATCTAATTTATACCTGCAATTCAGAGTCTGCAGGTGCCACCTGCACACAAGCCTGTGGATCTCCATAGCTGCGTCAGGGCAATGCTATTTTTGAATGGtcttttgtttattttagctagtgtgtgtgtgtttaattctaTTGCACTTATTTTGAATGGCACCCTTCATTTTGTATATGGAATTTAACATCCTAAACTAACTTGAGAGCCCTCACTGGGtcatacatttattattattattaatagtaaaaCTGTTATTATCAGTTGCTTGGGATGATGGAATGCAACCCTCGGAAATCTTGATAGTActgttattatttaatttattagtcactttatcctgcccaaggcaacccaaagcaacttacaaaagtTAGCAGAGAGTCAAGCTAGAAAGTAGAGAGTCAAGCTACATAGTAGAGTCAAGCTGAGGTTCCTGtatcttgtttaaaaaaaagaacaaatttccCCCTATCCTAGGAAAGGGGAACCTagggatgttgttggacttcagcctCCACTAATCCCAGCCAAAATGGCCGAtgacaagggatgatgggagttctggtcAAACAACATCTGTGGGGCCAATTTCCTCACCCAGGCCCTGTCCATTGCACTGAAGTGAAACTATAGCTTTGGGGCAGAGGAAGCAAAAGGTTCTCCAACATTACCTGAAGTTGCCAAAGCCACGGCTTTGCTGTAACGTTTGGGCAAACATCTCATACTTGCGTATGTCATTATCACTGACAGAGCGGCGTGCAAAGCGCATTGCTTCCTCAAAGTGATCGCGTCGGATCTCTGGCACGGGGTCATAATCGTCATCCTATCACAAAAGGGCAAGGGGGGGGAATGTTGTCAAGCTGCATCCTTACAAGCTCCAAAGCCCTGTGAGATCAATACAATCGAGGACAATGTGGCCCCAcgatggggagggggtggccatAAAGTTCCCAGAATACTATGCAGAACATGTTACTGAGGGGGAAGAGCAGGGCATGAGGCAATGGAAGGAATCCTGCCTGGCCCTGTTGGGATGTGGGGAAGTCTCGCTACCATACCATGGCGGCACATTTATGAAGCTGACGCTCCCGTTCTGCCTTGATCTCCATCTCGATGGCCTCACGGATGGCCAGTTTGCAGGCACGCTGGCATATTTCAGTGAGGTCAGCACCTGAGAAGCCATGTGTGATCTTGGCCAAGTAATTCAAGTCCACATCCTGTTGGAGAAAGATAACATGGGCTTACTGGAAAGCTCCTGCTAACACGAGAAACATATATTTCGTGCAATACACCCTCCTCTGTTGGAAGACAGTGGTGGTGGAGACCAGGATGTGGTCTCGGAATCTTATCCCCATTTGTACTCTCTACTTCCCATGCTGTTTCACCTTCCCTCCTGTGTTCAGTCCTGGCTTTCACTGACCTTGGCGATAGGTGACTTTCGCAAGTTGGCTTGAAGAATAGCTATGCGAGACTTGTCATCAGGCAAGGGGATGTAGATGAGCTGATCCAGGCGTCCTGGACGAAGGATGGCTGGGTCAATGATGTCTGGTCTGGAGGCCAAAGAGACAGAGAATATATTCAAGGTATATTGGCTGCTTCACCCtagataaggcactccacatcTCAGCTCAGCAATAGCACAGACTGGGGAATCCATTCACAGGTGTCAAGGCAAGGAAAGGGAATATTTTTCACCCAGAGATACACATTCCTTTGGAGTAAAGCAGTCAGGGTCTGCATACCAACAATGGTTTCCTTGCTTAGCTTCCCTGCTGTGTGCTGAAAAAGGAATATAGATTCACTATGGTGAACGGGAATAGAGAGCCACCCCCCTTAAGAGAACTGTGTTTCTTGATTCCCCCAAGGCAGTGACACATGACTCTCCTAACTCAAGCTCTTAGTTTCATTGGTGACCAAGCTTAAAGCAAAGAGCAGATTCTATAGTAGTGACGGATAAGAAGAATTAGCAAGTAAGGAGGTGCAACTTTGCATGAAGGGAAGCTGtgaggaagaacattctgaagaACCCTCCTTCCAAAGGCTGCTTCCACGGATGCATGGAGCTCTAACTTTCCATGCCTGGCAAATGTACACATAAAGGATGTAACATTGCTAGCGTTAGTGAAAAGGGCTGCTGATTGATGGCCTATTGGAATGTGCCACGATCTGTAAATGAGTGGGGGAAAGTTGAGTTTCATAAGCTACAACTATGTAGGCTTTGATCTACTGGGCACTGGTGGGATCCATTCTCCTCACCTAGTGAAGTTGGATGGAACAAGACAAAAGACTGTTGGGTTTTCTACAGGTCTCCATCCTCTGAATTTACATTTTCCATGCCTTTCTAACATCCAGTTTATGCCAGGTACACTCTCTGGGGTGTTGAGGGTGAGGGTAAAAGGAGTGTAGGATGAGGGTAAAAGGAGTGTAGGATTAACTCTTGCAGCCTGTGTGGAAGGGTGAACTGACATAAGGGCAGgcaaaatactaaaaataaacCTGAGCACAAAGGCAGAAAAACGGAAGAGATAAGGAAAACGATAAGAGGAAGTAATAAAGAAAATATGTCTGACTTGGGTGAAAACTAAAATGAAGCTTGAGTGAGTAGAGGCTATACAAAACTTCAAGCCACATGTCCCTGCCATCAGCGAATCAAGAAACAACAGTTTAAGTGAATACCTCCCATGCCAACCTGAGAAGAGGGTTCCCTTTCTCAGCATGAAGCAGGGAAATGAAGCCTCCCTCTCATTCCTTAGTGAGAGACAGAGACACTACTTGGAGTGTCATCAGGTAGTGACATGGCCTGAGGAAGGCTGTGTGCCCAGAGATATAACTGCAGTCTGCATTTGGAAGCCTTGAGATTGAGATCCGGTCAAGAGGTCCCTCCCCACTGCCCTAAGGACTCACCTCTAAAggcctccttgcatttcaccccaaTGAAGGTAAAATGGAATAGAATCTGGGGGCCAAGTGGCTGAGTTTGCACTGGGACAAACAGTCTGGTGTTGATCATAGTCAACAGAGCAGCTTTCTTTGAGAGGAGACCCCCGCACAGTTCTTATGCACAACTTGGCCACCTAACTGTaccctctcttccccaccctcttTACCTGTTGGTGGCACCTATGATGAAAACTGTCTTCTTGTTGGTCATGCCATCCATCTCTGTGAGGATCTGGTTGATGACGCGGTCAGCTGCACCTCCGCCGTCTCCTGCACTGCCACCACGGGACTTGGCGATGGAGTCCAGCTCATCGAAGAAGAGGATGCAGGGAGCAGCCTGCCTGGCCTGGGGGATGCAAGGTACCAGTGTGAGCTGGATGATGGAGAAGAGATGAGACTGGCCAGGATCACATCTGGAGCTCAAAGGCTCTGCATCTACCCTGTGTAGTGCATCCCCAGCAGTGGGTACACCAGCTGCTGTCCCTATTTATAGGGTGAAGAAGGTGAACTGAGTGCTGGGTGGTAGCTACCCACACCTAATGGCAATGAAGAACTGGAGGCTCTTAGCTCAGTGGTTCCCAAGTAATATGTTAGGAAGGACCAAGTTAACGCTGGGTCCTTAGTGGGCAGATCTTCAGGCTGCCAATAAGAATGCAGCACAGAAACAGTACTCCACAAAGACTATATAGAAACTATATAGATATCTGCTCCCTGTGGAAGACTAATAGGCAAATCTTTATTGAACACACCACCAGGGGCctcccttaacaacaacaacaaagactctgGAATCCGTGCCGATAATTTcctctgccattttaaaaaatgataataaagTCTGGAGGTTTGCTACAATCTCCTTTGCTTTTGGTTCTTCATATGGGCTACTGGAAAGTAGTTGGAACCTCCAGTTCCTGCCCTCTCATTacttatttgcttattcattcaGCCATAAAATGTATATCCTGCACTTTGTTACATGGCCTCAGGACCAGTTGCAACTAAGATACATAAAACAATCCAAAAACTACTTACAGAGCTATAGAATACTGCATTTAGAATTCAGTATACATCCCCATTCATTTGACAACACTAAAAAATGGCTTGCTGTTGTTTCTCAAAGGCCTGGTAAGAGAGAAATGCCTTTATCTGAAGCTGAAAGCTATCCAGTGTCAGAGCCCACCTGCTTTCAAGTGAGGAGGAGAGTGTTCATCTGCCCCACCCTGCATCCACTTTGTACCTTGTCAAAAACATCACGGACGTTGGCCTCACTTTCTCCGAACCACATGGTGAGCAGCTCAGGCCCCTTGATGGAGATAAAATTGGCCTGGCACTCATTCGCAATGGCCTTGGCCAGGAGGGTCTTGCCACAGCCAGGAGGTCCATAGAAGAGCACACCTCGTGATGGCGTCATTCCAAATTTCAGGAACTTGTCGGGATACTCCACTGGGAACTGTTGAGGGTGagagggtgtggggtgtgtgttaaGAGAACTAGGACTGTTCCCCCTTACTGACCATGTAGTCAGGACACTCTTCTGCTGTACCAGTTTTGAAGCAGCACATTAATGCTTCTCTTTCCTATCTAGGGGCCGAACCACACCATGCTGCTACTGACCTGCACCAGCTCTTGTAGTTCACGCTTGACTTCCTGCAGGCCTCCAATATCTTCCCAGCAGACCTGTGGAACCTCCACTACAGTCTCGCGAAGTGCTGATGGGTTGCTCTGTCCAAGGGCCCACTACAAAGCAGAAGAGAGCATGAAGCATTGAAGTTCTGTGCCTCCCTGGACAACGGCAGCagcttccttccttgcttcccaTAGAATCCTCCAGGGCACTTTGGCCAAGCAGGCAGGCAAGTGAGCAAGTATGTGGGCGAACAAAGCCAGTGAGGAGGAGGGAACAAGAGGTGCACAAAGGCAGGAAGGCACAGTGGAAAAAGGAAGGTCTAAGTCACTCTGCATTGtggaagaaatgagaaaaaaGCCTGCATTTTGAAGTGCCATCTTCCTTTTCTGGCTTCCCATCACACCAGCAGTGATGGAGGGAAGTGGGGGAGAGGACAAAGTGGAGAAAGAAGCTTTGCTCtgacactcactcactctctcacacacaaacatacacaaaaccTGCTGCAACTGAAGAAAGCACAAGAAAGAAGCCCACATTTTCAACACCGGCTTTTTCCTCCTgtctcaagcagcagcagcaacagtgggaTCAACAGGGAAACTGGGGGGTGTAAAGGGAGGGGGGTTAGCAAGGCGGCAGTGGGTTTGGTAGGGCCACTGGGGTTGGCGAACAAAGTGAACAGGGGTAACAGCTGTATTATATATATTCAGCTTAAGAGCTCTTGCTATTGGGTTGCCAAGAGCTGGCCCACCTGGAAGTCATCCATAGTGACAGCCATGGAATTGAGGATGTCAGCATCGATCGTGTCGTCCTCCAGGTCAATGACGCTCATCTTCTTGCGGATGGCTTGGAGTGCTGCCTCAGAACACAGAGCTGCCAGGTCAGCACCCACATGCCCATGCGTTTCGTTGGCCACCTGTAACCACAAACTGTGTGTTGGAGGGGACTTTCCATGGGGTGTCATTCCCTAGGACAGTTCCTTAATGGACATGCGCCCAGGGTTCCTGAAGCAGCTTCTAAGGAAAGTGAGTCTCTCCTAAGGATGCAAAGAGCCTGTCCTCGTAGCTAGAGGTCTGTCCCAAACAATATACTGCTGGCAAACCTGCTCTTTTAGCACTGAACAAATGGTAACCTGCAGAAAACACGATTGCCGTTTGCTCCATTTCAGTGCTAAACTGCAGGTTTCCccaaggggaaagcagtggggcaaatggaaaTGTGGATGAGTCCTCAGTTGACCTCAGGCAAATGTAGAGCACCCTGCAATGCATTCTATACAGGGTACTTTCTGGAACTTTCATTCTACTCTTCATACCTCTGAGCAAGGATAAGCATGCCCTGACAAGCACACACAGACAATTCTCAAAGCATGCTGCTGTCTCCTTAGGTTTCCTGCATACCCTGTTATCCACTAGTACCTATGTACTTCAGAACCTGAGAGCTACTATAATTCATGTGCATCATATCTTTGCACCTAGGGCCATGGCTCTTAACCCCGTCCTCCCACCCAACCTGGGTCACATATGAGGTGCATCACTTGATGTGGGAAGCGGCACCCTTGAAAGGCATGGCTTGAGATGAGATGGAGTCTTCACCTATTGTGTGTGACCTGTGACAGCTCATTAAGACATGTAGCAGAAATCAAGAGATAAGTGTTCCTGCCTAATGCAGCCCCTACCAAGCTCTAAAGAGCCCATGCATCTATGTGTGTCCCTTGGATCCACCCTGCCTCCCCATAGGCCTCCATTGCCTGCTCCTCACCTTCTCCAGGTCCACGTCATCGGCCAGTTTCATGTTCTTGGTGTGTATCTGCAGGATTTCCAGCCTTCCCACGGAATCTGGGATCCCAATGTCAATTTCTCGGTCAAAGCGCCCCTGCATGGGGTAAAGGAGCACTGAGCCAGAACTACCAAAAACGACACTCCTTAGCCTTGAGTGTGCTGTTTTCATCCTCATAACTATCATATCTTGCAAATGAGGGAACAATGAATGCGAAGTGTGTCTAAGTAGTTAGGATGTGTCCCTGGTGATGGGTTGGTATCTGGGAAGGTTAAGGACCCCATGAAT is from Lacerta agilis isolate rLacAgi1 chromosome 2, rLacAgi1.pri, whole genome shotgun sequence and encodes:
- the LOC117041197 gene encoding LOW QUALITY PROTEIN: transitional endoplasmic reticulum ATPase-like (The sequence of the model RefSeq protein was modified relative to this genomic sequence to represent the inferred CDS: inserted 1 base in 1 codon); translation: MEELHLFRGDTVLLKGKKRRETVCIVLTDDSCQNEKIRMNRVTRNNLRVRLGDVVSVQACPDVKYGKRIHVLPIDDTIAGLTGNLFEVYLKPYXEAYRPVHKGDIFLVRGGMRAVEFKVVEVDPSPHCIVAPDTIIHCEGEPIKREDEEESLNDVGYDDIGGCRKQLAQIKEMVELPLRHPGLFKAIGVKPPRGILLYGPPGTGKTLVARAVANETGAFFFLINGPEIMSKLAGESESNLRKAFEEAEKNAPAIIFIDELDAIAPKREKTHGEVERRIVSQLLTLMDGLKQRSHVIVMAATNRPNSIDPALRRFGRFDREIDIGIPDSVGRLEILQIHTKNMKLADDVDLEKVANETHGHVGADLAALCSEAALQAIRKKMSVIDLEDDTIDADILNSMAVTMDDFQWALGQSNPSALRETVVEVPQVCWEDIGGLQEVKRELQELVQFPVEYPDKFLKFGMTPSRGVLFYGPPGCGKTLLAKAIANECQANFISIKGPELLTMWFGESEANVRDVFDKARQAAPCILFFDELDSIAKSRGGSAGDGGGAADRVINQILTEMDGMTNKKTVFIIGATNRPDIIDPAILRPGRLDQLIYIPLPDDKSRIAILQANLRKSPIAKDVDLNYLAKITHGFSGADLTEICQRACKLAIREAIEMEIKAERERQLHKCAAMDDDYDPVPEIRRDHFEEAMRFARRSVSDNDIRKYEMFAQTLQQSRGFGNFRFPSGKQSTSGEGNSGSSSGQGNLFQEEGDDDLYN
- the PTGER1 gene encoding prostaglandin E2 receptor EP1 subtype, which produces MMSGIHSPNASQASPMNHSSCCTEPTKIQSSARASSPAAPIFSMTLGAVSNVVALAILVQSYTRFRRRSKATFLLYASSLVITDLAGHVIPGSFVLRLYATQSNWEMMDPSKSLCQFFGASMVFFGLCPLFLGCIMAVERCVGITRPLLHASLVTPGRTKLSLLGLWGTALAIALLPLCSFGSYVVQAQGTWCFIKVREAEAWPDVGFALLFSTLGLASLVASLFCNTFSGLNLVRARLRSQRKCGHRRAKAHDIEMVVQLVGIMVVSCICWSPLLVFVILSVTNSHGDLNYKELLFLGVRLASWNQILDPWVYILLRRAVLRKLLALVIRRPYFKGVRFDRWEASSFQSSERSIGLAGASRRTSTLKTP